The Williamwhitmania sp. genome has a window encoding:
- a CDS encoding DUF6261 family protein, protein MKNVKLSASPAYLLTNLEFYEFVQSHLIRIQELGETQLTDEQLKTLLATLTGLLGDLSKVLVHIRKSAITEEITTLDQARDNSMRALLRALKVHELATDQTVLHALAELQALLKPYGNVPRLTLEAETSAIESITTAMTSARYTPLATTLGLDGYVTRLKADNAAFSTRYNERTVEYIDKDTTDMRELRSSITGYYSLLCDYVEVMARLETAPLFSTVFTIIDTIRGQYSAQQARSAARKPNEANAG, encoded by the coding sequence ATGAAAAACGTAAAACTTTCGGCATCGCCTGCCTATTTGCTGACGAATCTTGAATTCTACGAATTCGTTCAGTCACATTTAATCCGAATACAGGAGTTGGGAGAGACACAACTCACCGACGAACAGCTAAAAACTCTGCTGGCAACCCTTACAGGGCTGCTAGGCGACCTTAGCAAGGTGCTGGTGCATATTCGCAAGAGTGCCATAACCGAGGAGATAACTACCCTTGACCAAGCGCGCGACAACAGCATGCGGGCACTTCTGCGGGCACTGAAGGTGCACGAGCTGGCCACCGACCAAACCGTGCTCCATGCATTGGCCGAACTGCAAGCCCTACTGAAGCCCTACGGTAACGTTCCTAGGCTAACGTTGGAGGCAGAAACCAGCGCTATTGAAAGCATTACAACAGCCATGACCAGCGCACGCTACACCCCCCTTGCTACCACGCTAGGGTTGGATGGCTACGTAACACGCCTCAAAGCTGACAACGCCGCCTTTTCGACCCGCTACAACGAACGCACCGTAGAGTACATAGACAAGGATACCACCGATATGCGGGAGCTACGTAGCTCCATTACCGGATACTATTCGCTACTTTGCGATTACGTGGAGGTGATGGCACGACTCGAAACTGCCCCACTCTTTAGCACGGTGTTCACCATTATCGATACCATTCGAGGCCAGTACTCGGCACAGCAAGCCCGCAGTGCTGCACGCAAGCCCAACGAGGCAAACGCTGGCTAA
- a CDS encoding sce7726 family protein, giving the protein MNVKIERYDQSKVGKNINTYYDYIRYTYNALKNSYKNEYVFKNTLINEIIIDHYGVKDTVAINEFRVGNSIADIVLFNGTSKAFEIKTMLDSNKRLAGQLTDYTNIFKECYIVTHESVVEKYLKEDSHVGVIVLVERANSIRMEEIRHAKENSNIDVNTLMRTIRTVEYKNIVSQYYGKLPEMNSFNMFEKCKELINEIPSDVLNKLFINELKKRKSNTEIIPTFDKELRQLCLSMNINATAYQMLNCKLSKPIKL; this is encoded by the coding sequence ATGAATGTAAAAATTGAACGGTATGATCAATCCAAGGTTGGCAAAAACATAAATACATATTATGACTATATTCGTTACACCTATAATGCATTGAAGAATAGCTACAAAAACGAATACGTATTTAAAAATACATTAATTAATGAAATTATTATTGATCACTATGGTGTTAAAGATACTGTTGCAATTAACGAATTTAGAGTAGGCAACTCAATTGCTGATATCGTATTGTTTAACGGTACTAGCAAAGCATTTGAGATAAAAACAATGCTCGACTCAAATAAACGACTAGCAGGACAACTAACTGACTATACCAATATTTTCAAAGAGTGCTATATAGTAACCCATGAATCAGTAGTAGAGAAGTATTTAAAAGAAGATTCGCATGTTGGAGTTATTGTTCTTGTTGAGCGAGCAAATTCTATCAGAATGGAAGAAATACGACATGCAAAAGAAAATAGCAATATTGATGTTAACACACTAATGCGGACAATACGAACTGTTGAATATAAAAATATTGTGAGCCAATACTATGGTAAGTTGCCTGAAATGAACAGCTTTAATATGTTTGAAAAATGTAAAGAGTTAATAAATGAAATTCCAAGCGATGTTTTGAATAAACTATTTATCAACGAACTTAAAAAAAGAAAATCTAATACTGAAATAATTCCTACATTTGATAAAGAGTTAAGACAACTGTGTTTGTCTATGAATATTAATGCAACTGCATATCAAATGTTAAATTGTAAATTAAGCAAACCTATAAAACTGTAA
- a CDS encoding sce7725 family protein, which translates to MYYPYLRGRQFELIALREYADQYGDANNIIPIVEPVKKTFNSLKIAIPKLIARNVRFAIILNPKVGELPSEAEIREALKDIINPGNWIPAYIVSNNPLEIARKIEASSFTEVMLVCHETSDTSSKDFEELVFSPNTKYIVSKENKTLKRALFGKGKEIIRLDDNFTAQKRNKDYLFLPEEKFTEEHMFYKEENYTGFSDYTIVESDYKDGGVPPYAVAIHLTYQKENKEIWIKHFASDTNDGIENIQGKFAEAAKKAVDFFDDRQIHNNALDELRKYYHSQSYPGLGMLKKISIKNHLELVNKILGER; encoded by the coding sequence ATGTATTATCCATATCTTAGAGGAAGACAATTTGAACTAATTGCATTGCGGGAATATGCGGATCAATATGGTGATGCAAACAATATTATACCAATTGTTGAACCTGTAAAAAAAACATTCAATAGTTTAAAAATCGCTATACCTAAACTGATTGCTAGAAATGTTCGGTTTGCTATTATTCTAAACCCTAAAGTGGGCGAATTACCAAGTGAAGCAGAAATACGGGAAGCATTAAAGGACATTATTAATCCCGGAAATTGGATTCCAGCCTATATTGTTTCTAACAATCCGTTGGAAATAGCAAGGAAAATTGAAGCATCAAGCTTTACCGAGGTGATGCTTGTATGTCATGAAACTTCGGATACCAGTAGTAAGGATTTTGAAGAATTAGTTTTTTCTCCGAATACAAAATACATTGTTTCGAAAGAGAATAAAACATTAAAGCGAGCATTATTTGGGAAAGGGAAGGAAATAATTAGGCTTGATGATAATTTTACTGCTCAAAAAAGGAATAAGGATTACCTTTTTTTACCCGAAGAGAAGTTTACAGAAGAACATATGTTTTACAAGGAAGAAAACTATACAGGCTTTTCAGATTATACTATCGTTGAAAGCGATTACAAAGATGGAGGTGTGCCTCCATATGCTGTTGCAATCCATCTAACTTATCAAAAAGAGAATAAGGAAATCTGGATCAAACATTTCGCATCTGACACGAATGATGGAATTGAAAATATTCAAGGAAAATTTGCCGAAGCAGCGAAAAAAGCCGTTGACTTTTTTGATGATAGACAAATACACAATAATGCCTTAGATGAACTAAGAAAATATTACCACTCTCAATCATATCCAGGTCTAGGAATGTTAAAAAAAATATCTATCAAGAATCATTTAGAACTTGTTAATAAAATACTTGGAGAAAGGTAG
- a CDS encoding RES family NAD+ phosphorylase, whose protein sequence is MNYLIFSQNSYSFSKQNTKAPPLAKIIQNDWNIFSEKSLHQNILTDILAQLSFPFTDQRQPVEYIEEITESVEYWELLKKELKWERRFLANIGKMENLGWNGFFNQRILLSDSIPLFRARINTTHDQGVFSKEKMGCPPKHLTAGGRANPQGIPYLYLCKEIETTIYEIRATFLDEVSVGTFRIKKGITTVLIDFTENKSVFLNIENILEYTKSVLLKKKISADLSKPMRRYDSELEYIPTQFICEFIRYITGADGILFNSSLYKGGKNIVLFDQEKAECISVAPYKVFSVNIKVKKKNNVKPVDPY, encoded by the coding sequence TTGAACTACTTGATTTTTTCACAGAACTCTTACAGCTTTTCAAAACAAAACACAAAGGCACCCCCCCTCGCGAAAATTATACAAAACGATTGGAATATTTTTTCTGAAAAATCGCTACACCAGAATATCTTAACCGATATTTTAGCCCAACTAAGTTTCCCATTTACAGATCAACGACAACCTGTCGAATACATTGAGGAAATAACTGAAAGTGTTGAGTATTGGGAATTACTCAAAAAAGAATTAAAATGGGAACGTAGATTTCTCGCAAATATTGGTAAGATGGAAAATCTTGGTTGGAACGGATTTTTCAATCAACGAATCTTACTTAGCGATTCAATCCCATTATTCCGGGCAAGAATTAACACAACACATGATCAAGGAGTCTTTTCAAAAGAAAAAATGGGCTGTCCTCCCAAACACCTGACAGCAGGAGGGCGTGCTAACCCACAAGGAATACCATACCTCTATCTTTGTAAGGAAATTGAAACAACAATATATGAAATTAGGGCTACATTCCTTGATGAAGTAAGTGTTGGAACATTTCGTATCAAAAAGGGGATAACTACTGTATTAATTGACTTCACTGAAAACAAAAGCGTTTTTCTAAACATTGAAAATATACTTGAATATACTAAGAGTGTCTTACTTAAGAAAAAAATAAGTGCTGATTTATCGAAACCAATGCGTAGGTATGATTCTGAACTAGAGTATATACCAACACAGTTCATCTGTGAATTCATTAGATACATTACAGGTGCTGATGGTATTTTGTTTAACAGTTCCCTTTATAAAGGAGGCAAGAATATTGTTCTATTCGATCAAGAAAAAGCAGAATGTATTTCGGTAGCTCCATACAAAGTCTTCTCTGTAAATATAAAAGTGAAGAAAAAAAATAATGTCAAACCAGTTGACCCATATTGA
- a CDS encoding outer membrane beta-barrel protein: MKRILFALLVLLTCSVGAQAQYFVGGQFGFNTTGGSQKSGGVTVDKPKNTSFNFSPSIGKFISDKLAVGVSLNFTAQSLKTTVGGNTYTDKTTGFGIAPFARYYFLQMNKFGIFAQGQIGFSYSDSKQPSVGPDEEIKTTTFGFIILPVVYYNVSEKLSLEASISLFNFGFNTSTQKDQNNNKDITNSFGFGAGLDGLVNTGNFSIGAIYKF; the protein is encoded by the coding sequence ATGAAAAGGATTTTATTTGCTCTCTTAGTACTTTTGACTTGCAGCGTTGGTGCTCAAGCCCAGTATTTTGTAGGAGGTCAGTTCGGCTTTAATACCACTGGTGGTAGCCAAAAGTCGGGTGGTGTTACGGTGGATAAGCCCAAGAATACGAGCTTTAACTTTTCTCCTTCTATTGGGAAATTTATCTCCGACAAGCTGGCCGTGGGCGTGTCTCTTAATTTTACGGCACAAAGCCTGAAAACCACGGTGGGTGGCAATACCTACACCGATAAGACCACCGGTTTTGGAATTGCCCCATTTGCTCGCTACTACTTCTTGCAGATGAACAAGTTTGGTATTTTTGCGCAGGGGCAAATTGGGTTTAGCTACAGCGACTCCAAGCAGCCCAGCGTTGGGCCCGACGAGGAGATAAAGACAACCACCTTTGGATTTATTATTTTGCCAGTGGTTTACTACAATGTATCGGAGAAGCTGTCGCTTGAGGCTTCTATTTCCCTCTTTAATTTTGGTTTTAATACCTCAACCCAGAAGGATCAGAACAACAACAAGGACATCACCAACTCCTTTGGTTTTGGAGCCGGACTCGATGGCCTGGTAAACACCGGGAATTTTTCCATTGGCGCAATCTATAAGTTTTAG
- a CDS encoding DUF2971 domain-containing protein produces MKSITEGKWTYSQDDSRKVTVKKNGIAMPPPTSVFKFFGKNRVEDFTKGIFYAAHPSQFNDPFECSPLFVKEINSNLVQCVKANFLSTIINPDTKLHYENAFLRDEKRIFIELIYRQLGMIPTCGNVDDTRMWAYYNNHEGFAVEIDISKIPPLVKTVDKDWGLEVLGLFPINYVDNFPSIGIEMGKLLLCSIALSLFKERDKWQHENEWRFIFRAKNGENLGHPLFKNWDQNVRKIKLPIECIKAVYLGANFIFSFNPDGYLTIEQELMVEYLLKNKETIKVYQMVSQEDNFNFTPYETGFQLRNGAYFAKDWIDGQYFEIGKKNIPK; encoded by the coding sequence ATGAAAAGTATAACTGAGGGAAAATGGACATACTCACAAGATGATTCAAGAAAAGTAACAGTTAAAAAAAATGGCATTGCAATGCCACCTCCTACCTCTGTCTTTAAATTTTTTGGAAAAAACAGGGTTGAAGATTTTACCAAGGGGATATTTTATGCTGCGCACCCATCTCAATTTAATGACCCCTTCGAATGCTCACCTTTGTTTGTAAAAGAAATTAATTCAAACTTAGTCCAATGTGTAAAAGCAAATTTCTTATCTACCATCATCAATCCCGATACCAAGCTTCATTATGAGAATGCTTTTTTAAGAGATGAAAAAAGAATCTTTATTGAATTAATATACCGTCAATTAGGTATGATTCCTACCTGCGGAAATGTTGATGATACCCGAATGTGGGCCTACTATAATAACCACGAAGGTTTTGCAGTTGAAATTGACATATCAAAAATACCTCCTTTAGTAAAAACAGTTGATAAAGACTGGGGCTTAGAAGTTCTTGGACTATTCCCGATCAACTATGTGGATAACTTTCCGTCAATTGGTATTGAAATGGGAAAATTGTTGTTGTGTTCCATTGCCCTTTCCCTATTTAAGGAAAGAGACAAGTGGCAACATGAAAATGAATGGCGTTTTATATTTAGAGCTAAAAATGGTGAAAATCTTGGCCATCCCCTTTTTAAAAACTGGGATCAGAATGTTAGAAAGATTAAGTTACCAATAGAGTGTATTAAAGCCGTTTATCTAGGTGCAAACTTCATTTTTTCTTTTAACCCCGATGGCTATTTAACAATCGAGCAGGAGTTAATGGTAGAGTATTTATTGAAAAACAAAGAAACCATAAAAGTATACCAAATGGTTTCACAGGAGGATAACTTTAACTTCACTCCTTATGAAACAGGATTTCAATTACGTAATGGGGCATATTTTGCTAAAGACTGGATAGATGGGCAATATTTTGAAATTGGCAAAAAGAACATACCTAAATAA
- a CDS encoding TonB-dependent receptor, protein MNHQLTNKKKMKKLKIFSLMLGMLILIIPHAIATDVMGRATLYGRITDAKTGESLPGVNVYIPDLQVGTVSDVNGDYRLENIPEAKMMVQLSFVGYQTLAESIHLTPDTRRDFALSPSAREITEIVITGLSQATARNRTPTPIAVVSKTELLQTAATNAIDAIAQQPGVSEVTTGAAISKPVIRGLGYNRVVVVNDGVRQEGQQWGDEHGIEIDPYSINHVEILKGPASLVYGSDAMAGVINMIAAPSLPVGKMAGSVLFNYQTNNGLYGVSADMQGNKKGLIWDLRLSGREAHAYQDRYDGYVFNSGFKENAVSGMVGLNRDWGYSHLHFSMYNLTPGIVEGERDSLTGNFVKAIMLPNGTEGVAIATHSDMMSYSPKTPYQKIHHYKLVLDNTILLNQGYLKTIFGFQQNQRQEYADILKPNAYGLYFLLNTLSYDVRYVFPDWKGINFSTGVNGMEQTSQNKGSEFLVPAYNLFDIGGFVMAKRTFGKLDLSAGIRYDRRQEHGSSLYLDANEAPTSSTDPTATLRFPSFNSVFTGTSGSVGAAYQLPGGLYTKLNLSRGYRAPNIAELGSNGVHEGTFRYEVGNPDLKPESSMQFDYSLGYNSEHVSTELNLFTNNVNNYIFLRKETLPNGADLLTDGVSTFKYVSGDANLKGGEFTIDVHPHPLDWIHFQNSFSYVEGVLRNQPDSSRNLPFMPPARWQSELRFNAKKVGGVLQNAYVSFGVDMFFAQNKIYSAFNTETASPRYTLMNLGLGTDFVHNSKTICSLYVTVNNLADVAYQSHLSRLQYAPVNNVTGRTGVYDMGRNIDFKLIFPLNF, encoded by the coding sequence GTGAATCACCAGTTAACCAATAAAAAGAAGATGAAAAAGTTGAAGATATTTTCCTTGATGCTAGGGATGCTGATTTTGATAATCCCTCACGCCATTGCCACCGATGTAATGGGTAGAGCCACACTCTACGGTAGAATAACCGACGCTAAAACCGGTGAGTCGCTACCCGGTGTGAACGTGTATATTCCCGATCTTCAGGTAGGTACGGTTTCGGATGTGAATGGTGATTACCGTTTGGAAAATATTCCTGAAGCAAAGATGATGGTGCAGCTCAGCTTCGTGGGCTACCAAACGCTGGCGGAATCCATTCACCTTACACCCGATACACGGCGTGACTTTGCACTAAGCCCATCGGCAAGGGAGATCACAGAGATAGTAATTACCGGATTGTCGCAGGCCACCGCACGAAATAGAACCCCTACACCAATTGCTGTAGTTTCCAAGACGGAGTTGCTTCAGACGGCGGCAACCAACGCCATCGATGCCATAGCGCAGCAACCAGGTGTTTCGGAGGTTACTACGGGTGCAGCCATCTCCAAGCCTGTAATCCGTGGGTTGGGCTACAACCGCGTAGTGGTGGTTAACGATGGTGTGAGGCAGGAGGGTCAGCAGTGGGGCGACGAGCACGGAATTGAGATTGATCCCTACTCCATAAACCATGTCGAAATTCTAAAGGGGCCAGCAAGCTTAGTCTACGGCTCCGATGCCATGGCTGGTGTAATTAATATGATTGCAGCTCCCTCATTACCCGTTGGCAAGATGGCGGGCAGCGTGCTGTTCAACTACCAGACCAACAACGGCCTTTATGGCGTATCGGCCGATATGCAGGGCAATAAGAAGGGGTTGATTTGGGACCTGCGTCTCAGCGGAAGGGAAGCCCATGCCTACCAAGATCGCTACGATGGTTACGTGTTTAACTCTGGTTTTAAAGAGAACGCCGTTTCCGGTATGGTTGGATTAAACAGGGATTGGGGTTACTCACACCTTCACTTCTCCATGTACAACCTCACCCCCGGCATAGTGGAGGGCGAGCGTGATTCGCTTACTGGTAACTTTGTGAAGGCCATAATGCTGCCAAATGGTACGGAGGGTGTTGCCATTGCTACGCACTCCGACATGATGAGCTACTCGCCAAAAACACCTTACCAGAAGATTCACCACTACAAGTTGGTATTGGATAACACTATTTTGCTAAACCAGGGTTACCTGAAAACGATCTTCGGATTTCAGCAGAACCAACGGCAGGAGTATGCCGATATTCTAAAGCCAAACGCTTACGGCCTCTACTTTTTGTTGAACACGCTTAGCTACGATGTTCGTTATGTTTTTCCAGACTGGAAAGGCATCAATTTTTCAACCGGTGTCAACGGTATGGAGCAGACCTCCCAGAATAAGGGTAGCGAATTTCTGGTGCCGGCCTACAACCTTTTCGACATTGGTGGCTTTGTAATGGCAAAACGCACCTTTGGCAAGCTAGACTTGAGCGCCGGTATCCGCTACGACCGTAGGCAGGAGCATGGAAGCAGCCTCTACCTCGATGCCAACGAAGCCCCGACCTCCTCCACTGACCCGACGGCAACACTCCGATTTCCTTCGTTTAACAGCGTCTTTACCGGAACCTCTGGAAGCGTAGGTGCTGCCTACCAGCTACCCGGTGGCCTCTACACCAAGCTGAACCTTTCGCGTGGCTACCGTGCGCCCAACATTGCCGAGCTGGGCTCCAACGGCGTTCATGAGGGCACCTTCCGCTACGAAGTTGGAAATCCCGACCTGAAACCGGAATCGAGCATGCAGTTCGACTACTCATTGGGCTACAATAGCGAGCACGTTTCTACAGAGCTCAACCTCTTTACCAACAACGTGAACAATTACATATTCCTGCGTAAGGAGACCCTGCCCAACGGAGCCGATTTGCTTACCGATGGGGTGAGCACCTTTAAGTATGTATCGGGCGATGCCAATTTAAAGGGTGGCGAATTTACGATAGATGTGCATCCACATCCGCTGGATTGGATTCACTTCCAGAACTCCTTCTCCTACGTGGAGGGAGTGCTGCGCAACCAGCCGGACTCATCGCGCAACCTGCCGTTTATGCCTCCTGCCCGCTGGCAGAGCGAGTTGCGCTTTAACGCTAAAAAGGTGGGTGGCGTGCTGCAAAACGCTTATGTCTCCTTTGGTGTAGACATGTTCTTTGCCCAGAATAAAATTTACTCCGCCTTTAATACCGAGACCGCCAGCCCGCGCTACACGCTCATGAACCTTGGGCTGGGTACCGATTTTGTGCATAACAGCAAAACTATCTGTTCGCTCTACGTTACTGTGAACAACCTCGCCGACGTGGCCTACCAAAGCCACCTCAGCCGGCTGCAGTATGCTCCGGTAAACAACGTTACCGGACGTACAGGCGTTTACGATATGGGTCGCAACATCGACTTTAAGCTGATTTTCCCGCTCAATTTTTAG
- the era gene encoding GTPase Era, with amino-acid sequence MAHKSGFVNIIGFPNVGKSTLMNSLVGEKLSIITSKAQTTRHRIMGIVNGEDFQIIYSDTPGVLKPSYKLQENMMQFVYSALSDADIILLVTEMGLEVEKHAEIVQKVTALKVPIIVVVNKVDTATDQNAVVDYMNLWQACIPEAKVIPVSALHKFNQEALLTEILEKLPENPEYFPKDQISDKTMRFFVSEIIREKILITYQKEIPYSVEVVVESYKESEKMIHIETTIFVTRDTQKGILIGHQGSMLKRIGTKARHDIEDFVGKKVYLGLHVKVLDNWRDNDLILKRFGYNQN; translated from the coding sequence ATGGCGCACAAGTCGGGTTTTGTGAACATAATAGGCTTCCCAAACGTAGGAAAATCAACACTGATGAACTCCCTAGTGGGAGAAAAGCTCTCCATCATCACCTCAAAAGCGCAAACTACTCGACACCGCATCATGGGCATTGTGAATGGCGAAGATTTCCAAATTATATACTCGGATACCCCTGGTGTTCTCAAGCCTAGCTACAAGCTGCAGGAGAACATGATGCAATTTGTATACTCTGCTCTTTCTGACGCCGACATCATTCTGCTAGTTACCGAAATGGGTCTCGAAGTTGAGAAACATGCCGAGATTGTTCAAAAAGTTACCGCACTCAAAGTGCCAATAATTGTGGTGGTGAACAAGGTGGATACCGCTACCGACCAGAATGCCGTGGTAGACTACATGAACCTTTGGCAGGCATGTATCCCTGAGGCAAAAGTGATTCCAGTATCGGCACTGCACAAGTTTAACCAGGAGGCCTTGCTAACCGAAATTCTCGAGAAACTCCCCGAAAATCCCGAATATTTTCCAAAGGATCAGATTAGCGACAAGACCATGAGATTCTTTGTATCGGAAATTATTCGCGAGAAGATCCTTATCACCTATCAAAAGGAGATCCCCTACTCGGTAGAGGTGGTTGTGGAGTCGTATAAGGAGTCGGAAAAGATGATCCATATTGAGACAACCATCTTTGTTACTCGCGATACGCAGAAGGGCATTCTTATTGGCCATCAGGGGTCCATGCTCAAACGAATTGGGACCAAGGCAAGACACGATATTGAGGATTTTGTGGGAAAAAAGGTTTATCTGGGTCTGCACGTAAAGGTGCTCGACAACTGGAGAGACAACGATTTAATTTTAAAGCGATTTGGCTATAATCAGAACTAA
- the der gene encoding ribosome biogenesis GTPase Der — protein MGNIVAIVGRPNVGKSTLFNRLVGGRQAIVDETAGVTRDRHYGKTDWNGKEFSIIDTGGYISNSEDIFEGEIRKQVMLAIEESDLILFLVDVADGITDLDNEVARMLRKVTDKKVFLVVNKVDNTQRYMEANEFYSLGLGNYFAISSINGSGTGDLLDAVVDALPSEIENNEGLDDLPKIAIVGKPNVGKSSLTNALLDEERNIVTPIPGTTRDSILTRYNKFGHDFYLIDTAGLRKKGKVTEDLEFFSVLRSIRSIENSDVCVLMLDATEGIESQDLNIFNLITRNRKGVVILVNKWDLVEKDNNTMKEYTEVIQNRIAPFKDVPILFVSANTKQRIYNVLDEIMHVNQNRRKRIPTSQLNEVMLPIIEAYSPPAIKGKFVKIKFVMQLPTFAPSFAFFCNLPQYVKEPYKRYLENKLREQFDFTGVPIQIFFRQK, from the coding sequence ATGGGAAATATTGTTGCAATTGTTGGGCGGCCTAACGTAGGGAAATCGACCCTCTTCAACCGGTTGGTTGGCGGTAGGCAAGCCATTGTGGATGAAACGGCCGGGGTGACCCGCGATCGCCATTACGGAAAAACAGACTGGAACGGAAAGGAATTCTCCATTATCGATACTGGAGGGTATATCAGCAATTCCGAAGATATTTTTGAGGGTGAGATTCGCAAGCAGGTAATGCTGGCCATAGAGGAGTCGGATCTCATTCTATTTTTAGTAGACGTTGCCGATGGCATCACCGATCTCGATAATGAGGTTGCCCGTATGCTGCGCAAGGTTACCGATAAAAAGGTATTTCTGGTTGTTAACAAGGTGGACAACACCCAACGCTACATGGAGGCCAACGAGTTTTACTCGCTTGGGCTAGGTAACTACTTCGCCATATCGTCTATCAACGGCAGCGGTACGGGTGACCTGCTTGACGCCGTGGTTGACGCCTTACCTTCCGAAATTGAGAATAACGAAGGGCTCGACGACCTACCTAAAATTGCCATCGTGGGCAAGCCAAACGTAGGCAAAAGCAGCCTCACCAATGCATTGCTGGACGAGGAACGGAATATTGTTACTCCCATTCCTGGCACCACCCGCGACTCCATTCTTACCCGCTACAATAAGTTTGGCCACGACTTCTACCTCATCGATACTGCTGGCCTTCGGAAAAAGGGAAAGGTTACCGAGGATTTGGAATTTTTCTCCGTGCTTCGGTCGATTCGCTCCATCGAAAACTCTGACGTTTGTGTTCTTATGCTCGATGCCACCGAAGGTATTGAATCGCAAGACCTCAATATTTTCAACCTTATTACGCGCAACCGAAAAGGGGTAGTTATTCTGGTAAACAAGTGGGACTTGGTGGAAAAGGATAACAATACCATGAAGGAGTATACAGAGGTTATCCAAAACCGGATTGCTCCATTCAAGGATGTACCTATCCTGTTCGTTTCGGCCAACACCAAGCAGCGCATCTACAACGTGCTCGACGAAATTATGCACGTTAATCAAAACCGTCGCAAGCGAATTCCTACATCACAACTCAACGAGGTGATGCTTCCAATTATTGAAGCGTATTCTCCTCCCGCCATAAAGGGAAAATTTGTGAAAATTAAGTTTGTGATGCAGCTACCGACCTTCGCACCCAGCTTTGCGTTTTTTTGTAACTTGCCTCAGTACGTTAAGGAGCCATATAAGCGCTACCTCGAAAATAAACTCCGAGAGCAGTTTGACTTTACCGGCGTTCCCATTCAAATTTTCTTTAGGCAGAAATAA